A window of Diospyros lotus cultivar Yz01 chromosome 14, ASM1463336v1, whole genome shotgun sequence contains these coding sequences:
- the LOC127789915 gene encoding uncharacterized protein LOC127789915, producing the protein MHGREGENRKRSGHMWSVPTRGTTATRTVAADSALVSLSKDGRNISVGDCALFKPPQDSPPFVGIIRSLKLNKENALELCVNWLYRPTEVKLGKGIPLDAAPNEVFYSFHKDEIPAASLLHPCKVAFLPKGVELPSGISAFICRRVYDIANKCLWWLTDQDYIDERQEEVDQLLNKTRIQMHATVQSGGRSPKPINGPTSQLKPGSDNVQSSTFPSHAKGKKRERADHGSEPVKKERSAKMDDGDSIQLKSESLKAEISKITEKGGLVDSAGVEKLVQLMQPDRSERKMEVVSRSMLAGVIATTENFECLNRFVHLKGLLVLDEWLQDVHKGKIGDSSPKDGDKSVEDFLFVLLRALDKLPVNLQALQMCNIGKSVNHLRSHKNFEIQKRARSLVDTWKRRVEAEIDGIDAKSGATQAVSWQSRPRLPEVSHGGSRHPGGASDIAIKSSVTQLSASKVALVKPVQGELTSKCTSSSPGSVKSVLSPTSGKDGQPRMVVGGTSDLPSSTGREERSSSSSQSHNNSQSCSSDHAKTTVFSGKEDARSSTAGSMSVNKTSGNSSRNRRSVNGFPGPAASGGQRETGSNRSSPLHRNTPSEKISQSGPTSEKALDVPFVEGNSHKLIVKLPNRGRSPAQSASGGSFDDHSIRNSRGSSPVLSEKVDKLDRNPKEKSYANRVNTSSDVNTESWQSNDFKDVLTGSDEGDGSPDAVREEAQCRTGEDAGKLAEVSRAGSSSSGNELKPGKLHKASFSSINALIESCVKYADASPSLSAGDDVGMNLLASVAAGEMSKSDLILPTDSPKRKAPVVEDMCIIDDAKSKSSHGNNLAQDQSEPTDTAAANTEQGGTAVTPWTRDGLNHLAKQDSGDLTGNGKATSSTPELISNGRGDEHNSSNLDLQSSKEPCLEINEISDQLKGAAYLGVSPVSAAEKVLDAEESTQPDEKTAIATIASVDSIQDNKTKGSSSVLTGSKVNEELSSVQVEKAADEGSLYDKENKDNLNEGFSGGDHMEQKPPPLGKVESEHLERCNNEQLRHSSTKDLGNVDEHNGGKDDVTDVTNYGRQSGKQKVDQGNNVALANENQFLDNGDSTIGDQKREGLEVNVERKEVTECKSSSVGPQYNLPSSPGHEEEQQMRSRASKASALEADEAEESASITADDTSFPAAGVSNVDAKLKFDLNEGFVADDGKYGESINSGGPGCSASLRVVNPFPFPVSSLSSGLPASITVAAAAKGPFVPREDLLRSKGELGWKGSAATSAFRPAEPRKLLDIPPGTTNIPSADATAGKHGRPLLDFDLNVPDERIVEDMASQNSVQDIVSMSDRVTNLAQNKIGSTPIRSSGFLDLDLNRVDEASDTGPYLTSSSGRVEASLLPVKATPTSGFPDPEVRRDFDLNNGPVLDEVTAEPLLFGQHVPTIPTSMLFQPPAAGHRMNNAEMGTFSSWFTNPNAYPAVTIPSILSDRGEQPFAVATAGGPPRTLRPANGGPLFASDVYRGSVLSSSPAISFQSTPFQYPVFPYGATLPVPSAAFSGGSTTYMDPASGGRLCFPPANSQLIGPATIMSPTQYPRPSYVVSLPDGSSSISIDNNRKWGKKGGLDLNAGPGSLEIEGRDETSPLASRQLPVASSQALVEEQARMYQQVAGIVPKRKEPEGGWDTESFRYRQPSWQ; encoded by the exons GACGGCCGAAATATCAGTGTTGGTGACTGTGCTCTTTTCAAACCACCACAGGATTCCCCACCTTTTGTTGGAATAATCCGTAGCTTGAAATTGAACAAAGAAAACGCTCTAGAGTTGTGTGTGAATTGGCTATACCGGCCTACAGAAGTGAAGCTTGGCAAGGGCATCCCGTTGGATGCCGCGCCAAACGAAGTCTTCTATTCCTTTCATAAGGATGAAATTCCTGCTGCTTCATTACTCCATCCGTGTAAAGTTGCATTCCTTCCTAAAGGCGTTGAACTTCCTTCAGGGATATCAGCATTTATATGCCGTCGAGTTTATGACATTGCAAATAAGTGTTTATGGTGGTTAACGGATCAAGATTATATTGAT GAGCGACAAGAAGAAGTAGACCAGCTGTTAAATAAAACTCGAATTCAGATGCATGCGACAGTGCAATCGGGTGGCCGTTCTCCGAAACCAATTAACGGTCCAACATCACAGTTGAAACCTGGTTCAGATAATGTACAGAGTTCCACTTTCCCTTCTCATGCTAAGGGGAAGAAAAGGGAGAGGGCTGATCATGGCTCTGAGCCTGTCAAAAAAGAACGTTCTGCTAAAATGGATGATGGTGATTCTATTCAGTTAAAATCAGAAAGCCTGAAAGCTGAGATTTCTAAGATAACAGAAAAGGGTGGTCTTGTAGATTCAGCCGGAGTTGAGAAATTGGTTCAACTTATGCAGCCAGATAGATCTGAGAGGAAGATGGAAGTGGTTAGCAGGTCAATGCTTGCAGGAGTAATAGCTACTACTGAAAATTTTGAATGCCTTAATCGGTTTGTCCATCTCAAGGGCTTACTTGTGTTAGATGAATGGCTTCAAGATGTCCATAAAGGGAAAATTGGTGATAGTAGTCCCAAGGATGGTGATAAATCTGTAGAGGATTTTCTCTTCGTTTTGCTTCGTGCTCTTGATAAGCTTCCTGTGAATCTTCAAGCCCTACAGATGTGTAACATTGGCAAATCAGTGAACCATTTACGTTcacataaaaattttgaaattcagaAGAGGGCAAGAAGTTTAGTTGACACATGGAAGAGACGTGTTGAGGCTGAAATTGATGGTATAGACGCAAAGTCTGGTGCAACCCAAGCTGTTTCATGGCAATCCAGGCCACGCCTTCCTGAAGTTTCTCATGGTGGGAGCAGACATCCTGGTGGAGCCTCTGATATTGCCATAAAGAGCTCAGTTACACAGCTTTCTGCATCAAAAGTTGCTTTAGTTAAACCTGTTCAGGGTGAGTTAACTTCCAAATGCACTTCCTCTTCTCCAGGTTCAGTGAAATCAGTGCTTTCACCTACTTCAGGCAAAGATGGTCAACCAAGAATGGTAGTTGGTGGGACCTCAGATCTTCCTTCATCTACTGGAAGGGAGGAGAGGAGCAGCAGCTCCAGTCAGTCTCACAACAACAGTCAATCCTGTTCAAGTGATCATGCCAAGACCACTGTTTTCTCAGGAAAAGAAGATGCAAGGAGTTCTACAGCAGGGTCAATGAGTGTGAATAAGACATCTGGTAATTCTTCTCGCAATCGGAGGTCAGTCAATGGGTTTCCTGGACCTGCTGCATCTGGTGGTCAAAGGGAAACTGGGTCAAACAGAAGCTCTCCACTACACAGGAATACACCTTCAGAGAAAATTTCACAGTCTGGGCCAACCTCTGAAAAGGCTTTGGATGTACCATTTGTTGAGGGGAATAGTCATAAACTGATTGTTAAGTTACCAAACAGAGGCAGGAGTCCTGCACAAAGTGCCAGTGGAGGATCTTTTGACGACCATTCTATCAGGAACAGCAGAGGTTCTTCTCCTGTGCTTTCAGAGAAGGTTGATAAATTGGATCGTAATCCCAAGGAAAAAAGTTATGCTAATCGAGTTAATACCTCCTCTGATGTGAATACAGAGTCATGGCAAAGTAATGATTTCAAAGATGTTTTGACTGGGTCTGATGAAGGTGATGGGTCACCTGATGCTGTTCGTGAAGAAGCTCAATGTAGGACTGGCGAAGATGCTGGAAAGTTAGCTGAAGTCTCTAGAGCTGGTTCCTCATCATCAGGGAATGAATTGAAACCAGGAAAACTGCACAAGGCTTCTTTCAGCTCTATAAATGCCTTAATTGAAAGCTGCGTGAAATATGCTGATGCCAGCCCATCTCTATCAGCTGGAGATGATGTTGGAATGAATCTTCTTGCTAGTGTAGCAGCTGGAGAAATGTCCAAGTCCGACTTGATCTTGCCAACTGATTCTCCAAAGAGAAAAGCCCCTGTCGTTGAGGATATGTGTATTATTGATGATGCCAAATCAAAATCGTCACATGGGAATAACCTTGCTCAAGATCAAAGTGAGCCTACTGACACTGCTGCAGCTAATACTGAGCAGGGTGGTACCGCAGTTACACCATGGACTAGGGATGGATTAAATCATCTAGCTAAACAAGACTCTGGCGACTTAACTGGAAATGGAAAAGCAACTTCTTCAACACCTGAACTGATATCAAATGGAAGGGGTGATGAACATAACTCCTCGAATTTGGATTTGCAATCATCTAAAGAGCCATGCCTGGAGATTAATGAAATATCAGATCAACTTAAAGGTGCTGCTTATTTGGGTGTCTCGCCAGTCAGTGCAGCAGAAAAAGTATTGGATGCTGAAGAAAGCACACAACCCGATGAGAAAACTGCAATCGCCACCATTGCTAGTGTCGACAGCATACAAGACAATAAAACAAAGGGAAGCAGTTCTGTGTTAACAGGCAGTAAGGTAAATGAAGAGCTTTCAAGTGTACAAGTTGAGAAGGCAGCTGATGAAGGTTCATTGTATGACAAGGAGAACAAAGATAATTTGAATGAAGGATTTAGTGGTGGTGACCACATGGAACAGAAGCCACCACCTCTAGGGAAAGTGGAGTCCGAGCATTTGGAAAGATGCAATAATGAACAGTTACGTCACTCTTCTACGAAAGATTTGGGAAATGTTGATGAGCACAATGGTGGAAAAGATGATGTAACAGACGTCACAAACTATGGCAGGCAGTCTGGGAAACAAAAAGTAGATCAGGGTAACAATGTTGCTCTGGCTAATGAAAATCAGTTTTTAGACAATGGTGATTCAACCATTGGTGATCAGAAGAGGGAGGGTTTGGAAGTAAATGTTGAAAGGAAAGAGGTTACTGAATGCAAGTCTAGTAGTGTTGGTCCTCAATATAATTTACCTTCATCTCCTGGCCATGAAGAGGAGCAGCAAATGAGGTCAAGGGCATCCAAGGCGAGTGCTCTTGAGGCAGATGAAGCGGAGGAGAGTGCATCAATTACAGCAGATGATACTTCTTTTCCTGCTGCAGGGGTGTCAAATGTGGATGCAAAGCTTAAGTTTGATTTGAATGAAGGATTTGTTGCAGATGATGGAAAATATGGGGAGTCTATCAACTCAGGAGGCCCTGGATGCTCAGCCTCTCTTCGTGTGGTTAACCCCTTTCCTTTTCCTGTTTCTTCACTTTCCAGTGGTCTTCCTGCTTCCATtactgttgctgctgctgcaaaAGGGCCTTTTGTTCCTCGGGAGGATCTATTGAGAAGTAAAGGAGAACTTGGTTGGAAGGGATCTGCTGCTACTAGTGCATTTCGTCCAGCTGAACCCAGGAAGCTTTTGGACATACCACCAGGTACAACTAATATCCCAAGTGCTGATGCTACTGCAGGCAAACATGGTCGCCCTCTGTTGGATTTTGACCTGAATGTACCAGATGAAAGAATTGTTGAGGACATGGCTTCTCAAAACTCTGTTCAGGACATAGTTTCTATGTCGGACCGTGTCACTAACTTGGCACAAAATAAGATTGGTTCTACACCTATTCGGAGTTCTGGATTTCTTGATCTTGATTTGAACCGAGTTGATGAAGCTAGTGATACTGGGCCATACTTAACAAGTAGCAGTGGTAGAGTGGAGGCTTCGCTTCTGCCAGTTAAGGCAACACCAACAAGTGGGTTTCCTGATCCTGAGGTAAGGAGGGATTTTGACCTGAACAATGGCCCTGTTCTTGATGAAGTAACTGCTGAACCACTGCTGTTTGGCCAGCACGTCCCCACCATCCCCACCAGCATGCTGTTCCAGCCTCCTGCTGCTGGCCATAGAATGAACAATGCAGAAATGGGGACTTTCTCATCATGGTTTACAAATCCAAATGCTTATCCAGCGGTTACGATTCCATCAATCTTGTCTGATAGAGGGGAGCAGCCTTTTGCTGTTGCTACAGCAGGTGGGCCTCCCAGGACACTGAGGCCTGCTAATGGGGGGCCACTATTTGCTTCAGATGTTTACCGTGGTTCAGTGTTGTCATCTTCTCCTGCTATATCTTTCCAATCAACTCCCTTCCAGTATCCTGTGTTTCCTTATGGGGCTACTTTGCCTGTGCCATCAGCTGCTTTCTCGGGTGGGTCTACAACCTATATGGATCCTGCATCTGGTGGGAGACTTTGCTTCCCTCCTGCCAATTCACAGCTTATAGGCCCTGCTACTATAATGTCCCCTACTCAGTACCCCAGGCCATCATATGTTGTTAGCCTTCCAGATGGTAGCAGCAGTATTAGTATCGACAACAATAGAAAATGGGGTAAGAAGGGTGGTCTTGACCTCAATGCCGGTCCTGGAAGCCTGGAAATAGAAGGCAGAGATGAAACATCACCTCTTGCGTCAAGGCAACTTCCTGTTGCTAGTTCACAGGCATTAGTGGAGGAGCAAGCAAGGATGTATCAGCAGGTTGCTGGTATTGTTCCAAAGAGGAAGGAGCCTGAGGGGGGCTGGGATACTGAGAGCTTTAGGTACAGGCAACCTTCATGGCAGTAA